One genomic segment of Tripterygium wilfordii isolate XIE 37 chromosome 9, ASM1340144v1, whole genome shotgun sequence includes these proteins:
- the LOC120005158 gene encoding cytochrome P450 CYP72A219-like produces MEGLIVQTMLYSFVLLVIHSLIRFTLKFWWRPKSLEKHLRRQGIRGSSYNPFHDDMKESVKSCKEAWSKPMSLNHQIAPYVSPFYHQMIQNYGKVCLSWVRTTPRLIVADPGLMRLILTDKQGHIVIPPQNPLVDLLTLGVSTLEGEKWAKRRRLITPAFHFDKLKGMVPEFSASCWDLINRWNDRVSDKGSIELDVAPEFQILAADVISRTAFGSSYEEGKEIFELQEEQVRLVLEAHLGTYFPGFRFLPTKKNNRRYKIDRVVKATLRNMIYKKEHAMQNGDTSCDLLGLLLQYKEQSDGGMTIEDVIEECKLFYFAGQETTANLLTWTMILLSMNRNWQEKAREEVLKICGKKTPGIEDLHHLKIVSMILHEVLRLYPPVTTLLRYTHQETNIGGMSIPAGVEVLLPTLFIHHDHEYWGEDAEQFRPERFNEGVSKASKDNAFYPFGWGHRICLGQNFAMIEAKMALAMILQNFWFELSPLYAHAPGTVILLQPQHGAPIILHPL; encoded by the exons ATGGAAGGCTTGATTGTGCAAACGATGTTGTACTCTTTTGTGCTACTCGTAATCCATTCTCTCATCAGATTTACTCTAAAATTTTGGTGGAGACCAAAGAGCCTAGAGAAGCATTTGAGGAGGCAAGGTATCAGAGGCAGTTCTTACAATCCTTTTCATGATGACATGAAAGAATCTGTGAAATCTTGCAAGGAAGCATGGTCCAAACCCATGTCCTTGAATCACCAGATTGCTCCATATGTCTCCCCGTTCTATCATCAAATGATACAAAATTATG GAAAAGTTTGTCTTAGTTGGGTTAGAACGACTCCTAGATTGATAGTGGCAGACCCAGGATTGATGAGGTTAATATTAACTGACAAGCAGGGTCATATTGTGATTCCCCCACAAAACCCTCTTGTGGATCTTCTTACACTTGGAGTCTCGACTTTGGAAGGAGAAAAATGGGCCAAAAGGAGACGCTTGATTACACCTGCTTTTCATTTTGACAAGTTAAAG GGGATGGTACCTGAATTTTCAGCCAGTTGTTGGGACTTGATCAATAGATGGAACGATAGAGTGAGTGACAAAGGATCGATCGAGTTAGACGTTGCACCAGAATTTCAAATTCTTGCTGCAGATGTTATATCTAGGACAGCATTTGGCAGCAGCTATGAAGAGGGGAAAGAAATATTTGAACTTCAGGAAGAGCAAGTCCGATTAGTCCTTGAAGCACACTTAGGCACTTATTTCCCTGGCTTCAG ATTTCTACCAACTAAAAAGAACAATAGAAGATACAAAATAGACAGAGTGGTCAAAGCAACATTACGGAACATGATATACAAGAAAGAACATGCAATGCAAAATGGAGACACTAGTTGTGACTTACTAGGCTTGTTGTTGCAATACAAAGAACAATCTGATGGTGGAATGACCATAGAAGATGTGATAGAGGAATGTAAGCTGTTTTACTTTGCCGGGCAAGAAACCACCGCGAACTTGCTCACGTGGACGATGATTTTGTTATCAATGAATCGTAACTGGCAAGAGAAAGCAAGGGAGGAGGTTTTGAAGATTTGTGGGAAGAAGACGCCAGGAATCGAAGATTTGCACCATCTCAAGATT GTTTCAATGATACTACATGAGGTACTGAGACTCTATCCGCCGGTGACTACGCTGCTTCGTTATACTCATCAGGAAACTAATATAGGAGGAATGTCAATCCCAGCTGGAGTAGAAGTTCTATTACCAACGCTATTTATTCACCATGACCATGAATATTGGGGGGAAGATGCAGAACAATTTAGACCAGAGAGATTCAATGAAGGTGTGTCAAAGGCATCGAAAGACAACGCTTTCTATCCATTTGGTTGGGGACACAGAATTTGTTTGGGCCAAAATTTTGCGATGATAGAAGCAAAGATGGCTCTAGCAATGATTCTTCAAAATTTCTGGTTCGAGCTCTCGCCATTGTACGCTCATGCTCCTGGTACTGTCATACTTCTTCAACCCCAACATGGAGCTCCCATTATCCTTCACCCGCTTTGA
- the LOC120005160 gene encoding trihelix transcription factor GTL2-like isoform X2 → MKHLAGYVLPQQDQQQQFVEAPVFTISNYRNQDFHPFHPNLQHKQQTGGFLLTNRLFQHHNHHFQPFEQQEGDPVRQASPCHLNFNLGLTENRSSKEAFEEEEGPFLHGSQIPHSWPLTNNDKNGCIEHEEHAREGNNKYDNHKLLQHFDQGSSKNLDNRLFNELEAIYGLSNMGEANQTASGSALTWENSTTNAKLSLLFGHVNGQNVAARGTANAAIGVDHESETSLGEEAALRKSQKRKRKWKVKENLGYITWCLENFVKQVIDHQEKLHCMFLGVIEKMEKERAEREEAWRRQEVALHNREAMARAHEQILASNRDAVIVSCIEKITGQSIDLPKRKIAKTRDFEATPQPIDTHENRRK, encoded by the exons ATGAAGCATCTTGCAGGTTATGTGTTACCACAGCAGGATCAACAACAGCAGTTCGTTGAAGCTCCAGTTTTCACAATTTCAAATTATCGAAACCAAGACTTCCACCCATTTCATCCCAATTTACAGCATAAACAACAAACGGGAGGATTTCTCTTGACAAATCGATTGTTTCAACACCACAATCATCACTTCCAACCATTTGAACAACAAGAAGGTGACCCAGTTCGTCAGGCCTCACCTTGTCACCTGAATTTTAACTTGGGATTGACCGAGAACAGAAGCAGCAAGGAGgcttttgaagaagaagaaggcccATTTCTTCACGGGTCGCAGATTCCCCATTCTTG GCCTCTGACTAACAACGACAAAAACGGGTGCATTGAACATGAAGAACACGCGAGGGAAGGGAACAACAAGTACGATAACCACAAGCTTTTACAACATTTTGATCAGGGTAGTAGCAAGAATTTGGACAACAGACTCTTCAATGAGCTTGAAGCTATCTATGGCCTCTCAAATATGGGAGAAGCTAATCAAACGGCCTCAGGGTCCGCTCTCACATGGGAAAACTCCACTACAAATGCCAAACTTTCTTTGCTATTCGGTCATGTCAATGGTCAAAATGTAGCTGCAAGAGGCACCGCTAATGCTGCAATTGGGGTAGATCATGAATCAGAGACTTCCTTAGGAGAAGAAGCTGCCCTCCGGAAGAGtcaaaagaggaaaagaaaatggaaagtGAAGGAAAATTTGGGTTACATTACTTGGTGCCTTGAGAACTTTGTGAAGCAAGTCATTGATCACCAAGAAAAACTGCACTGTATGTTCTTGGGAGTGATTGAGAAAATGGAGAAAGAGAGGGCTGAACGAGAAGAAGCATGGAGGCGCCAGGAGGTTGCATTACATAACAGAGAAGCAATGGCAAGAGCCCATGAGCAGATTCTGGCGTCTAATAGAGATGCTGTGATTGTTTCATGCATTGAGAAAATTACAGGCCAAAGCATCGATCTTCCTAAGAGGAAGATTGCCAAAACCAGAGATTTTGAAGCAACCCCACAACCAATTGACACCCATGAAAACCGACGCAAATAG
- the LOC120005160 gene encoding trihelix transcription factor GTL2-like isoform X1, protein MKHLAGYVLPQQDQQQQFVEAPVFTISNYRNQDFHPFHPNLQHKQQTGGFLLTNRLFQHHNHHFQPFEQQEGDPVRQASPCHLNFNLGLTENRSSKEAFEEEEGPFLHGSQIPHSCRPLTNNDKNGCIEHEEHAREGNNKYDNHKLLQHFDQGSSKNLDNRLFNELEAIYGLSNMGEANQTASGSALTWENSTTNAKLSLLFGHVNGQNVAARGTANAAIGVDHESETSLGEEAALRKSQKRKRKWKVKENLGYITWCLENFVKQVIDHQEKLHCMFLGVIEKMEKERAEREEAWRRQEVALHNREAMARAHEQILASNRDAVIVSCIEKITGQSIDLPKRKIAKTRDFEATPQPIDTHENRRK, encoded by the exons ATGAAGCATCTTGCAGGTTATGTGTTACCACAGCAGGATCAACAACAGCAGTTCGTTGAAGCTCCAGTTTTCACAATTTCAAATTATCGAAACCAAGACTTCCACCCATTTCATCCCAATTTACAGCATAAACAACAAACGGGAGGATTTCTCTTGACAAATCGATTGTTTCAACACCACAATCATCACTTCCAACCATTTGAACAACAAGAAGGTGACCCAGTTCGTCAGGCCTCACCTTGTCACCTGAATTTTAACTTGGGATTGACCGAGAACAGAAGCAGCAAGGAGgcttttgaagaagaagaaggcccATTTCTTCACGGGTCGCAGATTCCCCATTCTTG CAGGCCTCTGACTAACAACGACAAAAACGGGTGCATTGAACATGAAGAACACGCGAGGGAAGGGAACAACAAGTACGATAACCACAAGCTTTTACAACATTTTGATCAGGGTAGTAGCAAGAATTTGGACAACAGACTCTTCAATGAGCTTGAAGCTATCTATGGCCTCTCAAATATGGGAGAAGCTAATCAAACGGCCTCAGGGTCCGCTCTCACATGGGAAAACTCCACTACAAATGCCAAACTTTCTTTGCTATTCGGTCATGTCAATGGTCAAAATGTAGCTGCAAGAGGCACCGCTAATGCTGCAATTGGGGTAGATCATGAATCAGAGACTTCCTTAGGAGAAGAAGCTGCCCTCCGGAAGAGtcaaaagaggaaaagaaaatggaaagtGAAGGAAAATTTGGGTTACATTACTTGGTGCCTTGAGAACTTTGTGAAGCAAGTCATTGATCACCAAGAAAAACTGCACTGTATGTTCTTGGGAGTGATTGAGAAAATGGAGAAAGAGAGGGCTGAACGAGAAGAAGCATGGAGGCGCCAGGAGGTTGCATTACATAACAGAGAAGCAATGGCAAGAGCCCATGAGCAGATTCTGGCGTCTAATAGAGATGCTGTGATTGTTTCATGCATTGAGAAAATTACAGGCCAAAGCATCGATCTTCCTAAGAGGAAGATTGCCAAAACCAGAGATTTTGAAGCAACCCCACAACCAATTGACACCCATGAAAACCGACGCAAATAG
- the LOC120006354 gene encoding transcription factor MYB123-like produces MGRSPCCSKEGLNRGAWTALEDNILTTYITAHGAGNWRNLPKRAGLKRCGKSCRLRWLNYLRPDIKRGNISDDEEELIIRLHKLLGNRWSLIAGRLPGRTDNEIKNYWNTSLGKRAKLAEPSPPQSPQLANEPKTTNPSTSSQAPQVIRTKAIRCTKVSLPITPLPPPPLEIQTTDQLQRQSRTTLSMDDYLNVEDCGNIDLDFLNFEVGASDHGINKDLSSIMGSDQQYLPFEHEDFFFVDNDDDANLDLESLELLLNSDEWPEK; encoded by the exons atgggaagGAGTCCATGTTGCTCCAAGGAAGGACTAAACAGAGGAGCATGGACTGCCCTTGAAGACAATATTCTTACCACTTACATTACAGCCCATGGAGCAGGCAACTGGAGAAACCTCCCCAAGAGAGCTG gGTTGAAGAGATGTGGTAAGAGTTGCAGACTTCGATGGTTGAACTATCTTAGACCAGACATCAAGAGAGGTAATATTTCcgatgatgaagaagaactCATCATCAGACTCCACAAGCTTCTTGGTAACAG ATGGTCTCTAATAGCTGGAAGGCTACCTGGACGAACAGACAAcgaaatcaagaattattggAACACTAGTCTTGGAAAGAGAGCTAAATTAGCTGAACCATCTCCACCACAATCTCCACAGCTAGCCAATGAACCCAAAACGACTAACCCATCAACCTCATCCCAAGCACCCCAAGTGATCCGAACCAAGGCTATTCGGTGCACTAAAGTTTCCCTCCCAATAACACcactaccaccaccaccgcttgaAATTCAAACTACTGACCAACTACAAAGACAGAGTAGAACTACATTGTCAATGGATGATTATTTGAATGTTGAAGATTGTGGAAATATTGACTTGGATTTCTTGAATTTTGAGGTCGGAGCAAGTGATCATGGCATTAACAAGGATTTGTCGTCCATTATGGGTTCTGATCAACAGTACTTACCTTTCGAACATGAGGATTTTTTCTTCGTggacaatgatgatgatgccaATTTGGACCTTGAATCCTTGGAATTATTGCTTAATTCCGATGAATGGCCAGAAAAATGA
- the LOC120006644 gene encoding transcription factor MYB123-like, with protein sequence MGRSPCCSKEGLNRGAWTALEDNILTTYITAQGAGNWRNLPKRAGLKRCGKSCRLRWLNYLRPDIKRGNISDDEEELIIRLHKLLGNRWSLIAGRLPGRTDNEIKNYWNTSLGKRAKLAEPSPPQSPRLANEPKTTNPSTSSQAPRVIRTKAIRCTKVSHPITPPPPPLEIQTADQLQRQSRTTLSMDDYLNVEDRGNIDLDFLNFEVGASDHGNNKDLTSIMGSDQQYLPFEHEDFFFLDNDDANLDLESLELLLNSDEWPKK encoded by the exons atggggagGAGTCCATGTTGCTCAAAGGAAGGACTAAACAGAGGAGCATGGACTGCCCTTGAAGACAATATTCTTACTACTTACATTACAGCCCAAGGAGCAGGCAACTGGAGAAACCTCCCCAAGAGAGCTG GGTTGAAGAGATGTGGTAAGAGTTGCAGACTTCGATGGTTGAATTATCTTAGACCAGACATCAAGAGAGGTAATATttctgatgatgaagaagaactCATCATCAGACTCCACAAGCTTCTTGGCAACAG ATGGTCTCTAATAGCTGGAAGGCTACCTGGACGAACAGACAACGAAATCAAGAACTATTGGAACACTAGTCTTGGAAAGAGAGCTAAATTAGCTGAACCATCTCCACCACAATCTCCACGGCTAGCCAATGAACCCAAGACGACTAACCCATCAACCTCATCGCAAGCACCCCGAGTGATCCGAACCAAGGCTATTCGGTGCACTAAAGTTTCCCACCCAataacaccaccaccaccaccacttgaAATTCAAACTGCTGACCAACTACAGAGACAGAGTAGAACTACATTGTCCATGGACGATTATTTGAATGTTGAAGATCGTGGAAATATTGACTTGGATTTCTTGAATTTTGAGGTCGGAGCAAGTGATCATGGCAATAACAAGGATTTGACGTCCATTATGGGTTCTGATCAACAGTACTTACCTTTCGAACATGAGGATTTTTTCTTCTTGGACAATGATGATGCCAATTTGGACCTTGAATCCTTGGAATTATTGCTTAATTCCGATGAGTGGCCAAAAAAATGA
- the LOC120006059 gene encoding E3 ubiquitin-protein ligase RBBP6-like, which translates to MAIRIIRFKFRSLLNYESVEIGDRPSISLRELVLKIVHKKNLDVRQDCDVLFSDAFTGQEYADNNIMIPSGSTVIIKRLPLGSLPSAMKLIDSFEECRVKDTKTVDASLPMDVEDINFDDLGDDLSLPDAILLCSDIDNSKKKSLSFEKANNELRRCSGQPIVGSQKHEADNLIGASLRVERNASEKKCDVKAWMQFGQTAIADPSALQKRNIPSKLRCPLCDGIFKDAVIILCCQYSFCEECIHQELVEKARCPKCFCAKNEIEDLVPNITLRKLIENNRESLNLIIGSEKDFLQYAPDGESGIYPNGVPCGVKILQREPESSHSATSIGRGSNQIATEPSYELQLRENASMGCLIPPVSLSSVQKSLRQSSLSPKRKQIDEDRHEAALVDLKSRGKGLADFADFQGGSQLVHEKGVGKSFVQTRRERKVERLCFRCGSVDHLIRNCPAASSLDVESQTGNYIFPGAMTYDKYPYWNGTSFPNSAPFMNAYNPEMMAFNPSMLPPMAFARPAYMLFGSLPPYA; encoded by the exons ATGGCCATCAGGATTATCAGGTTCAAGTTCAGGAGCTTGTTGAACTACGAATCGGTCGAGATCGGAGACCGCCCTTCTATTTCACTTCGCGAACTCGTACTTAAAATTGTCCATAAAAAGAACCTCGATGTTCGTCAGGATTGCGATGTTCTCTTCTCTGATGCATTTACTGGTCAAG AGTACGCTGATAACAATATTATGATACCTAGTGGCTCTACCGTGATTATCAAGAGACTCCCTTTAGGATCACTGCCTTCAGCTAT GAAGCTTATTGACTCATTTGAAGAATGTCGTGTCAAAGACACAAAGACAGTCGATGCTTCTCTTCCTATG GATGTGGAGGATATAAATTTTGATGACCTTGGAGACGACTTGAGTCTTCCAGACGCAATCTTACTTTGCTCTGATATTGACAATAGTAAGAAAAAATCTCTTAGCTTTGAGAAGGCAAATAATGAATTAAGAAG ATGCTCTGGACAACCCATTGTTGGAAGCCAGAAACATGAAGCTGACAACCTAATTGGTGCTAGCCTGAGAG TAGAAAGAAATGCATCAGAGAAAAAATGTGATGTTAAAGCGTGGATGCAATTTGGCCA AACGGCGATTGCCGATCCTTCAGCATTGCAAAAACGTAATATACCTTCAAAGCTTAGATGTCCTCTCTGCGATGGAATTTTCAAGGATGCTGTGATTATACTTTGCTGCCAGTACAGTTTTTGTGAGGaat GCATTCATCAAGAATTGGTTGAGAAAGCCagatgtcccaaatgtttttgtgccaaaaatgaaattgaagatttggTACCAAATATTACTCTTAGGAAGCTAATTGAGAATAACAGGGAATCTCTAAATTTAATCATTGGTTCAGAAAAAGATTTTCTTCAATATGCTCCAG ATGGAGAATCAGGAATTTATCCAAACGGTGTTCCTTGTGGGGTGAAAATCCTTCAGAGAGAACCAGAATCATCTCATTCTGCAACTTCAATCGGGAGGGGGTCCAATCAAATTGCAACTGAACCTTCTTATGAATTGCAGTTACGAGAAAATGCTTCAATGGGCTGTTTGATTCCTCCTGTCAGTTTGTCAAGTGTGCAGAAATCTTTGAGACAATCTTCTCTGTCACCAAAAAGGAAGCAAATAGATGAAGACAGACATGAGGCTGCCCTTGTGGATTTGAAGAGTAGAGGCAAGGGCTTGGCAGATTTTGCTGATTTTCAGGGGGGAAGCCAGCTCGTGCATGAAAAAG GTGTTGGCAAGAGCTTTGTGCAAActagaagagaaagaaag GTTGAGCGTTTGTGTTTCAGGTGTGGCTCTGTGGACCATTTAATAAGAAACTGCCCAGCTGCTTCCAGTTTGGATGTTGAGTCTCAGACAG GAAATTATATCTTTCCAGGAGCTATGACTTATGATAAATATCCTTATTGGAATGGAACTTCGTTTCCTAATAGTGCGCCCTTTATGAATGCATATAATCCTGAAATGATGGCCTTCAATCCCTCAATGCTACCTCCTATGGCCTTCGCTCGTCCTGCATATATGTTGTTTGGCAGCTTACCTCCATATGCGtaa